A DNA window from Pogona vitticeps strain Pit_001003342236 chromosome 2, PviZW2.1, whole genome shotgun sequence contains the following coding sequences:
- the LETMD1 gene encoding LETM1 domain-containing protein 1 isoform X2 produces MSHKNIQFHQLPYREMERLRQFRRDLIKAIPVGILALPPFANYLVLLLMYFFPRQLLIRHFWTPKQQAEFLDTYHNMRREAYPEVLDGLRSLSHCIADPQLRKQMLDLCKKVQDGCHPNVRELKAVRTLFVGHPFGIQQLRVQQVKVLSRVLFLTPRLPSFFLRYRLRTHVKEVHQLDRAMLKLGVRQLTDEEAQVACYVRGLNSVHVSPSACKMWLDQWLALSCSLEDSEASLLAHGMVLLSTNFAPSSKS; encoded by the exons atgtCACATAAAAATATTCAATTTCATCAGCTTCCATACAGGGAGATGGAGAGACTAAGACAA TTTCGCAGAGACCTGATCAAGGCAATTCCAGTTGGGATTCTTGCTCTTCCACCGTTTGCCAACTATTTGGTTCTTTTACTCAT GTATTTTTTCCCAAGGCAACTCTTGATACGGCACTTTTGGACTCCCAAACAGCAAGCTGAATTCCTGGACACCTACCACAACATGAGGAGGGAGGCATACCCTGAAGTGCTTGATGGGCTGAGGAGTCTTTCCCATTGCATCGCTGATCCACAGCTTCGCAAACAGATGCTAGATCTCTGCAAAAAG GTCCAGGACGGATGCCACCCCAATGTAAGAGAACTTAAAGCTGTGAGGACCTTATTTGTGGGGCATCCCTTTGGCATTCAGCAGCTGAGGGTGCAGCAAGTG AAAGTTCTCAGCCGAGTTTTGTTCCTGACCCCTCGATTGCCATCCTTCTTCTTAAGATATCGCTTGCGGACCCACGTGAAAGAGGTTCACCAACTGGACCGAGCCATGCTTAAACTGGGGGTCAGACAGCTGACAGATGAAGAAGCACAAGTG GCTTGCTATGTTCGTGGCTTGAATTCGGTTCACGTTAGCCCATCAGCATGCAAGATGTGGTTGGACCAATGGCTAGCACTCTCCTGTTCACTGGAAG ATTCCGAGGCGTCACTCTTAGCCCATGGCATGGTCTTACTGTCTACCAACTTTGCCCCTTCCTCCAAGAGCTGA
- the LETMD1 gene encoding LETM1 domain-containing protein 1 isoform X1 codes for MSLLVLLRWRRCCGSGRRLGLSRAPGPVASLCRASRPPELPPGPAWRPPVYQFSDKAHSKTFLSTLVSKVKHMNNKWERYLERTFPRFHQLYSTFKKGVRIFISEAREIRKIQTNMSHKNIQFHQLPYREMERLRQFRRDLIKAIPVGILALPPFANYLVLLLMYFFPRQLLIRHFWTPKQQAEFLDTYHNMRREAYPEVLDGLRSLSHCIADPQLRKQMLDLCKKVQDGCHPNVRELKAVRTLFVGHPFGIQQLRVQQVKVLSRVLFLTPRLPSFFLRYRLRTHVKEVHQLDRAMLKLGVRQLTDEEAQVACYVRGLNSVHVSPSACKMWLDQWLALSCSLEDSEASLLAHGMVLLSTNFAPSSKS; via the exons ATGtcgctgctggtgctgctgcgcTGGCGCCGCTGCTGCGGCTCCGGCCGGCGCCTCGGCCTCTCCCGCGCTCCTGGCCCCGTCGCCTCCCTCTGCCGGGCTTCACGGCCGCCCGAGCTTCCCCCCGGGCCGGCGTGGAG ACCTCCAGTGTACCAGTTCTCTGATAAGGCACATTCTAAAACCTTCCTCTCCACCTTGGTTTCAAAAGTCAAACACATGAATAACAAATGGGAAAGATATTTGGAAAGAACATTCCCACGCTTCCATCAGCTatattcaacttttaaaaaag GGGTCCGGATATTCATTTCAGAAGCgagagaaataagaaaaatacaaacaaacatgtCACATAAAAATATTCAATTTCATCAGCTTCCATACAGGGAGATGGAGAGACTAAGACAA TTTCGCAGAGACCTGATCAAGGCAATTCCAGTTGGGATTCTTGCTCTTCCACCGTTTGCCAACTATTTGGTTCTTTTACTCAT GTATTTTTTCCCAAGGCAACTCTTGATACGGCACTTTTGGACTCCCAAACAGCAAGCTGAATTCCTGGACACCTACCACAACATGAGGAGGGAGGCATACCCTGAAGTGCTTGATGGGCTGAGGAGTCTTTCCCATTGCATCGCTGATCCACAGCTTCGCAAACAGATGCTAGATCTCTGCAAAAAG GTCCAGGACGGATGCCACCCCAATGTAAGAGAACTTAAAGCTGTGAGGACCTTATTTGTGGGGCATCCCTTTGGCATTCAGCAGCTGAGGGTGCAGCAAGTG AAAGTTCTCAGCCGAGTTTTGTTCCTGACCCCTCGATTGCCATCCTTCTTCTTAAGATATCGCTTGCGGACCCACGTGAAAGAGGTTCACCAACTGGACCGAGCCATGCTTAAACTGGGGGTCAGACAGCTGACAGATGAAGAAGCACAAGTG GCTTGCTATGTTCGTGGCTTGAATTCGGTTCACGTTAGCCCATCAGCATGCAAGATGTGGTTGGACCAATGGCTAGCACTCTCCTGTTCACTGGAAG ATTCCGAGGCGTCACTCTTAGCCCATGGCATGGTCTTACTGTCTACCAACTTTGCCCCTTCCTCCAAGAGCTGA